In one Alnus glutinosa chromosome 12, dhAlnGlut1.1, whole genome shotgun sequence genomic region, the following are encoded:
- the LOC133851688 gene encoding protein trichome birefringence-like 6 codes for MEKQRSFSLKPTRLLVFSFTITSSVVFFTFFTIWVIKSTPSVRQETLFRFNESSLRLGLRSVTVQTLSTSGGNFSATGEKKSIDAHYRRLENVSGFASISVFGGLRRKEDGPGVPVDGGGKGDLLRMHESVPETSSEKIELPSSKRGADKRIRATSSEKIEVSNSEKVEQRRVKDCDLTNGRWVYDESYPLYTNGSCPFIDEGFNCKRNGRMDKNYMKWRWQPQDCEIPRFNATKMLESIRGKRLVFVGDSINRNQWESMLCMLMGAIRDPKRVYEIHGRRITKEKGNYSFKFVDYKCTVEYYVTHYLVHESKARVGQKRVQTLRIDSIDRGTSRWRGADILVFNTAHWWSHYKTKAGINYYQEGNQVHPRLDVSTAFRRALMTWASWVDRRVNPRKTQVFFRSSSPSHFRGGQWNSGGHCLEATQPLNETSSISYTEKNIIVEQVIKQMKTPVTFLNITDLSSYRIDGHPSIYGGKSGKRSSSTIQDCSHWCLPGVPDTWNEILYFLLQSQR; via the exons ATGGAGAAGCAGAGAAGTTTCTCCTTGAAACCCACAAGACTACTGGTATTTTCCTTCACAATCACTTCCTCTGTCgtcttcttcaccttctttaCTATCTGGGTCATCAAATCCACACCTTCAGTTCGCCAAGAGACCCTTTTCCGGTTCAATGAATCGTCCCTCCGTTTGGGTCTCAGATCAGTAACTGTTCAGACATTATCTACTTCCGGTGGAAATTTTTCAGCAACTGGTGAGAAAAAGTCGATTGATGCCCACTATAGGAGACTCGAAAATGTTTCTGGGTTCGCTTCGATTTCAGTTTTTGGTGGGCTACGGAGAAAGGAAGATGGGCCTGGAGTTCCAGTAGATGGAGGAGGCAAAGGTGATTTGTTAAGAATGCATGAGAGTGTACCTGAGACTTCGTCTGAGAAAATTGAACTTCCAAGTAGTAAGAGGGGTGCGGATAAGAGGATTCGTGCAACTTCATCCGAGAAAATTGAAGTTTCAAATAGTGAGAAGGTTGAACAGAGGAGAGTAAAAGATTGTGATTTAACAAATGGGAGGTGGGTTTATGATGAGAGCTATCCTTTATATACAAATGGTTCGTGTCCTTTCATAGATGAAGGTTTCAATTGCAAGCGTAATGGAAGAATGGACAAGAACTACATGAAGTGGAGATGGCAACCACAAGATTGTGAGATTCCAAG GTTTAATGCAACGAAAATGCTGGAATCGATCAGAGGGAAAAGACTAGTTTTTGTGGGAGATTCAATCAATAGGAATCAATGGGAATCCATGCTGTGTATGTTAATGGGAGCTATTAGAGATCCAAAGAGGGTTTATGAGATCCATGGGAGGAGAATTACCAAAGAGAAGGGAAATTATAGTTTCAAATTTGTG GATTATAAGTGTACAGTTGAATACTATGTGACACATTATCTAGTTCATGAGAGCAAGGCCAGAGTAGGTCAGAAGCGGGTTCAGACCTTGCGAATTGATAGCATCGATCGCGGCACATCAAGATGGAGAGGTGCTGATATTTTGGTTTTCAATACTGCACATTGGTGGTCACATTACAAGACAAAAGCAGG GATCAATTACTACCAGGAAGGGAACCAAGTTCATCCCCGGCTTGATGTTTCAACGGCTTTCAGAAGAGCTCTGATGACTTGGGCATCATGGGTTGATAGGCGCGTCAATCCCAGAAAAACCCAAGTTTTCTTTCGAAGTTCATCACCTTCCCATTTCAG GGGAGGGCAGTGGAATTCAGGTGGGCATTGCCTGGAAGCTACTCAACCCCTCAACGAAACTTCAAGCATCAGTTACACTGAGAAGAATATTATTGTAGAGCAGGTCATAAAGCAGATGAAGACTCCTGTTACTTTCTTGAATATTACTGATTTGTCAAGTTATAGGATAGATGGGCATCCATCCATATATGGAGGAAAATCAGGGAAGCGCTCTTCTTCAACCATTCAAGATTGTAGTCATTGGTGTCTTCCTGGCGTTCCCGATACATGGAACgagattttgtattttcttttgcaGTCTCAACGATAg